The following proteins come from a genomic window of Candidatus Neomarinimicrobiota bacterium:
- a CDS encoding DUF350 domain-containing protein produces the protein MFKKTMLYIASSLLMASSVFAASPFEVSIWERYAEGLGWAVVAAIGFSVGVAIALKVFDWFSSDIDEWEEIKKGNWAVAMIFVAMIVMIGILVHKVI, from the coding sequence ATGTTCAAAAAAACAATGCTGTATATTGCATCCTCATTACTAATGGCATCATCTGTCTTTGCTGCCAGCCCATTCGAAGTATCGATCTGGGAGAGGTATGCCGAAGGTTTGGGTTGGGCTGTTGTGGCTGCCATCGGTTTTTCAGTGGGTGTGGCAATTGCACTTAAGGTTTTCGATTGGTTCTCATCTGATATTGATGAATGGGAAGAGATCAAAAAAGGTAACTGGGCAGTTGCCATGATCTTTGTTGCCATGATCGTCATGATCGGCATCCTGGTCCACAAAGTCATCTAA
- the plsX gene encoding phosphate acyltransferase PlsX, producing the protein MKTYRLAVDGMGGDNAPRAIVEGVCRACTAGDLYILLTGDQEILEAELAHFPKVRKFVEIIHAPQAIPMDAKPKDIFDKYPDSSMIKAAQIVATGQADALISAGNTGALILTSAQTIPRIRGVHRTGLAAVYPTRNELNRKDIFSLILDVGANITVDRDHMIHFALMGNAYAQKVTGVERPLVGLLNMGSENNKGGPKYVEVNRILESLPQINFYGNIEGSDLMKGIVDVVVTEGFKGNIAVKTMEGVAEAAMGLGKLAFQKKLIWKLGMIMLSGGIRKVKKISDYQEYGGAPILGLEKLVLKCHGRSTPRAIDNAIKLAVKCSRDDLVGNIKDAINAFEREFTRPDYDHITGFDT; encoded by the coding sequence ATGAAAACTTATCGGCTGGCAGTTGATGGTATGGGGGGAGACAATGCCCCCAGAGCAATCGTAGAAGGTGTCTGTAGAGCCTGCACTGCCGGCGATCTGTATATCCTGTTAACTGGTGACCAGGAAATCCTGGAAGCAGAACTGGCTCATTTCCCCAAGGTACGCAAATTCGTAGAGATCATTCACGCACCCCAGGCAATTCCCATGGATGCCAAGCCCAAGGACATTTTTGATAAATATCCTGATTCATCAATGATCAAAGCAGCTCAGATCGTAGCCACCGGACAGGCAGATGCTTTAATATCTGCGGGAAATACCGGTGCTCTCATTCTGACTAGCGCCCAGACCATACCCCGGATCAGGGGGGTTCATCGTACCGGACTGGCAGCTGTCTACCCCACTCGCAATGAATTGAACCGCAAAGATATTTTCTCTCTTATCCTGGATGTTGGCGCTAACATTACCGTGGATCGGGATCACATGATCCACTTTGCTCTCATGGGTAATGCCTATGCTCAAAAGGTTACAGGAGTTGAAAGACCTCTGGTTGGTCTTTTAAATATGGGGTCTGAAAATAACAAAGGTGGTCCAAAATACGTTGAAGTCAATCGTATCCTGGAATCTCTACCCCAGATCAATTTCTACGGAAACATTGAGGGTAGTGATCTTATGAAAGGTATTGTCGATGTAGTCGTTACCGAGGGTTTCAAAGGAAATATTGCCGTAAAAACCATGGAAGGAGTGGCCGAAGCAGCCATGGGACTTGGCAAGCTGGCTTTCCAGAAGAAACTGATCTGGAAGTTGGGCATGATCATGCTCTCAGGTGGGATTCGTAAAGTTAAGAAGATCAGTGATTATCAAGAATATGGTGGCGCCCCCATACTGGGGCTTGAAAAACTGGTATTGAAATGTCATGGCCGCTCTACTCCCAGAGCCATCGACAATGCTATTAAACTGGCGGTAAAGTGTTCACGGGATGACCTGGTAGGTAATATCAAAGATGCAATCAACGCTTTCGAACGTGAATTTACGCGACCTGACTATGATCATATTACCGGTTTTGACACCTAA